One region of uncultured Sulfurimonas sp. genomic DNA includes:
- a CDS encoding HlyD family secretion protein, with protein sequence MKVLVILFLMFTLSFAKVYYSKVEPYELREISSNVSGLVLFINEDMIGKVLTSKAYIQIDSELDAKELVFIKDKLEYLTQVVEVNQDILLNLDKTLKRKRENYKRIEDLKFKSSVEKDKEFYDLVSTENLYLSTQKEIQNLKVQITDLELRQAHLQRSIKDKNLVDDGFVLYDISVKVGQVVGISTPLAKVADISKAILTIYLDEPDVADAKNKVIYIDGEKTSYKISRALNIADEKNISKYMAQIIIDSPTLFSKLVTIELKDK encoded by the coding sequence GTGAAAGTACTAGTAATTTTGTTTTTAATGTTTACTCTATCATTTGCTAAAGTTTATTACTCAAAAGTTGAACCGTACGAGCTTAGAGAGATTTCTTCAAATGTTTCAGGATTAGTTTTATTTATAAATGAAGATATGATAGGTAAAGTATTAACTTCAAAAGCGTATATACAAATAGATTCAGAATTAGATGCTAAAGAGCTTGTTTTTATAAAAGATAAGTTGGAGTATTTAACACAAGTAGTAGAAGTGAATCAAGACATATTATTAAACCTTGATAAAACATTAAAAAGAAAAAGAGAAAACTACAAACGTATAGAAGATTTGAAGTTTAAATCATCTGTTGAAAAAGATAAAGAGTTTTATGATTTAGTTTCAACTGAAAACTTATATCTAAGTACTCAAAAAGAGATTCAAAACTTAAAAGTTCAGATAACTGACTTAGAACTTAGACAAGCTCACTTACAAAGAAGTATAAAAGATAAAAATTTAGTAGATGATGGATTTGTTCTTTATGATATTTCAGTTAAAGTAGGGCAGGTTGTTGGTATATCTACACCACTTGCAAAGGTGGCTGATATCTCAAAAGCGATATTGACCATTTATCTTGATGAACCTGATGTAGCAGATGCAAAAAATAAAGTTATCTATATAGATGGTGAAAAAACTTCTTATAAAATTTCAAGAGCTTTAAATATAGCAGATGAAAAAAACATATCTAAATATATGGCTCAGATTATTATTGATTCTCCAACTCTTTTTTCAAAACTTGTTACAATTGAGTTAAAAGACAAATAG
- the nifJ gene encoding pyruvate:ferredoxin (flavodoxin) oxidoreductase: MKKALMKTLDANEAVAKIAYKTNEVIAIYPITPATPMGELSDIYAMHGEKNILGTIPSVMEMQSEGGASGAVHGALQSGALTTTFTASQGLLLMIPNMNKIAGELTPTVFHVAARSLASQALSIFGDHSDVMSVRQTGFAMLSSNSVQEAHDMALIAQASTLKSRIPFLHFFDGFRTSHEINKIELIDDDTIKNMIDFELIKKHRERALSPDNPFIRGTSQNPDVYFQGRESVNSYYEKTADIVQETMDAFASMTQRKYKLFDYIGDEDATRIIILMGSGAEAVHETIEYLNAKGEKVGVIKVRLFRPFSIKHLISALPNTTKSIAVLDRTKESGAIGEPLYLDVVSALNEAREDASIEMQMPHIIGGRYGLSSKEFTPAMIKAIYDELLKPTPKRHFTIGIYDDVTNTSLKYDSDFVLPTQDQFQAIFFGLGSDGTVGANKNSIKIIGEQTNHYAQGYFVYDSKKAGAVTTSHLRFGSSVIHSTYLIEKADFVACHQSVFMEKFDILQHARKGAVFLLNSPFDRERVFSTMPRKIQEELIDKEIRFYVIDAYKVAKNSGMGRKINTVMQTCFFSISGVLEHDEAIVEIKKSISKTYNKFGEKVVAMNFNAVDNSLENLFEVKIPKIATSNISFKEPIKGKVSEFVANVTAHLIEGRGDELAVSQMPADGTWPSGTTKYEKRNIAQDIPLWDPNSCIQCNKCVEVCPHAVIRSKIVSDEDLADAPNSFYSIKAKGKTFSDNENFMIQVSVEDCTGCSLCVEVCPGKNKTNPELKAINMTPKEPLLEEGIKNWDYFQSLPLYERSKLNHATVKESQLLEPLFEFSGACPGCGETPYIKLSTQLFGDRMIVANATGCSSIYGGNLPTTPWSKNEQGRGPAWSNSLFEDNAEFGLGFRLTIDKHEEQAKELLIKLEDKIDSKLLSEILNATQHEESEIFEQRKRVESLKEMLKSMKDDISLELLSLADYLVKKSVWIIGGDGWAYDIGYGGLDHVLASGKNVNILVLDTQVYSNTGGQQSKATPTGAVAKFASGGKSGLPKDLAMMAIAYGNVYVARVAMGANDSQTLKAFIEAEKYDGPSIIIAYSHCISHGYDLKYGMSQQKKAVDAGLWATFRYNPELKAKGINPMSLDYKGPKIPVQDYMYGEARFKMVEAMNPQKAEEFLNTASDYAKQTYKKYKDLADMDYSKA, encoded by the coding sequence ATGAAAAAAGCACTAATGAAAACATTAGATGCTAATGAAGCTGTTGCAAAAATAGCTTATAAGACTAATGAAGTTATAGCTATATATCCGATTACTCCAGCAACTCCTATGGGAGAACTTAGCGATATATATGCAATGCATGGTGAAAAAAATATTTTAGGTACTATTCCAAGTGTGATGGAGATGCAAAGTGAAGGTGGTGCTAGTGGTGCTGTTCATGGAGCTTTACAAAGTGGAGCACTAACTACAACATTTACAGCTTCGCAAGGCTTGTTGTTAATGATTCCAAATATGAATAAAATTGCAGGAGAACTTACTCCAACAGTATTTCATGTAGCAGCTAGATCTCTTGCTTCTCAGGCTCTTTCTATTTTTGGTGATCATAGTGATGTAATGTCTGTGCGCCAAACAGGTTTTGCTATGCTTAGCTCAAACTCTGTTCAAGAAGCGCATGATATGGCGTTGATTGCACAAGCATCTACTCTTAAATCTCGCATACCGTTTTTACATTTTTTTGATGGTTTTAGAACTTCACATGAAATTAATAAAATAGAATTGATAGATGACGATACTATCAAAAATATGATAGATTTTGAACTAATTAAAAAACATAGAGAACGTGCTTTAAGTCCTGATAATCCTTTTATAAGAGGAACTTCACAAAATCCTGATGTCTATTTTCAAGGTAGAGAAAGTGTAAATAGTTATTATGAAAAGACAGCTGATATAGTTCAAGAAACCATGGATGCTTTTGCTTCTATGACACAAAGAAAATACAAACTTTTTGATTATATAGGCGATGAAGATGCAACAAGAATTATCATTCTTATGGGTTCTGGTGCTGAGGCAGTTCATGAAACTATAGAGTACCTCAATGCCAAAGGAGAAAAAGTTGGAGTTATAAAAGTAAGACTCTTTAGACCTTTTTCAATTAAGCATCTTATATCTGCACTTCCAAATACTACAAAATCTATCGCAGTACTTGATCGTACAAAAGAGTCTGGAGCAATAGGAGAGCCTTTATATTTGGATGTTGTAAGTGCACTTAATGAAGCTAGAGAAGATGCTTCTATAGAGATGCAAATGCCTCATATTATTGGTGGTAGATACGGTCTTTCTTCTAAAGAATTTACTCCTGCAATGATAAAAGCAATTTATGATGAACTTTTAAAACCAACACCAAAAAGACATTTTACTATAGGTATTTATGACGATGTCACAAACACTTCATTAAAATATGATAGTGATTTTGTATTGCCTACTCAAGATCAATTTCAGGCAATTTTTTTTGGTTTAGGCTCAGATGGTACAGTTGGAGCAAATAAAAATAGTATTAAAATTATAGGTGAACAAACAAATCATTACGCCCAAGGATATTTTGTTTATGATTCAAAAAAAGCAGGTGCGGTAACTACTTCTCATTTGCGATTTGGTTCATCAGTTATTCATTCAACATACTTGATAGAAAAAGCTGATTTTGTTGCTTGTCATCAAAGCGTATTTATGGAGAAGTTTGACATTCTTCAACATGCAAGAAAAGGTGCAGTATTTTTACTAAATTCTCCTTTTGATAGAGAACGTGTGTTTAGTACAATGCCTCGTAAAATTCAAGAAGAATTAATTGATAAAGAGATCAGATTTTATGTGATAGATGCTTATAAAGTAGCAAAAAACTCAGGTATGGGACGAAAAATAAATACTGTAATGCAGACTTGTTTTTTCTCTATTTCTGGAGTTTTAGAACATGATGAAGCTATTGTAGAGATTAAAAAATCAATCAGTAAAACTTATAATAAATTTGGTGAAAAAGTTGTAGCTATGAATTTTAATGCGGTTGATAATTCACTAGAAAATCTTTTTGAAGTAAAAATTCCAAAAATAGCTACAAGTAATATATCTTTTAAAGAACCAATCAAAGGAAAAGTTAGCGAGTTTGTAGCTAATGTTACGGCTCATCTTATTGAGGGAAGAGGGGATGAATTGGCAGTGAGTCAAATGCCAGCAGATGGTACTTGGCCTAGTGGAACTACAAAATATGAAAAAAGAAATATTGCACAAGATATTCCTCTATGGGATCCCAACTCTTGCATCCAGTGCAATAAATGTGTTGAAGTTTGTCCACACGCGGTTATACGTTCTAAAATTGTAAGTGATGAAGACTTAGCAGATGCCCCTAATAGTTTTTATAGCATAAAAGCTAAAGGAAAAACTTTTAGTGATAATGAAAATTTTATGATTCAAGTATCTGTTGAAGATTGTACAGGATGTTCTTTATGCGTTGAAGTGTGTCCAGGAAAAAATAAAACTAACCCTGAACTAAAAGCTATAAATATGACTCCAAAAGAACCTCTTTTGGAAGAGGGTATTAAAAATTGGGATTATTTTCAATCCCTTCCACTTTATGAACGTTCAAAATTAAATCACGCTACTGTAAAAGAGAGTCAACTTTTAGAACCACTATTTGAGTTTTCTGGTGCTTGTCCAGGTTGTGGAGAGACACCTTATATAAAACTAAGCACTCAACTTTTTGGCGATAGAATGATAGTTGCAAATGCAACAGGATGTTCTTCTATATATGGAGGTAATTTACCAACTACTCCATGGAGTAAAAATGAACAAGGTAGAGGCCCTGCATGGTCAAATTCACTATTTGAAGATAATGCTGAATTTGGACTTGGTTTTAGATTAACTATTGATAAACATGAAGAACAGGCTAAAGAGTTATTGATTAAATTAGAAGATAAAATAGATTCTAAACTCTTAAGTGAAATATTAAATGCTACTCAACATGAAGAAAGTGAAATATTTGAGCAAAGAAAAAGAGTTGAAAGTTTAAAAGAGATGCTAAAAAGCATGAAAGATGATATCTCTTTGGAGTTACTCTCTTTAGCTGATTATTTAGTAAAAAAATCTGTTTGGATTATCGGTGGAGATGGTTGGGCTTATGATATTGGTTATGGTGGACTCGATCATGTCCTTGCAAGTGGCAAGAACGTAAATATTTTAGTTCTTGATACTCAAGTATATTCAAACACTGGTGGACAACAGTCAAAAGCAACTCCAACTGGTGCAGTTGCAAAGTTTGCATCAGGAGGAAAATCAGGATTACCTAAAGATTTGGCAATGATGGCAATAGCTTATGGAAATGTTTATGTTGCCCGTGTAGCTATGGGAGCTAATGATTCACAAACTTTAAAAGCTTTTATAGAAGCAGAAAAATATGATGGACCATCTATTATAATTGCTTATTCTCACTGTATATCTCATGGTTATGATTTAAAATATGGGATGAGCCAACAAAAAAAAGCTGTAGATGCTGGATTATGGGCGACTTTTAGATATAACCCTGAACTAAAAGCAAAAGGCATAAATCCTATGAGTTTAGATTATAAAGGACCAAAAATACCTGTTCAAGACTATATGTATGGTGAGGCAAGGTTTAAAATGGTTGAAGCAATGAATCCCCAAAAAGCTGAAGAGTTTTTAAATACCGCATCAGATTATGCTAAACAAACATATAAAAAATATAAAGATTTAGCAGATATGGATTACAGTAAAGCTTGA
- a CDS encoding SAM-dependent methyltransferase, whose protein sequence is MTKFSEYMSEWLYGDDGYYATYKNIGKEGDFYTAVSTSKFFGGSIARHIISLVDEGFLAKDAVICEIGAHHGYFLADVIEFIYTLRPKLLETLKFVIIERFDELQKQQREYFKESFGDVVSLTHYKSLSELRCKNAFFIANEIFDAFPCELYFKGKTARVEAHNVEFDVDNDWVENKAKKYHKDRGEIAVGYEEFALSMAESCEKFEFMSFDYGEMQARPDFSIRIYAKHKVIPFFEEDINRKELFTKSDITYDVTFEHVKDAYEEAGVEFIELKAQMVALVDMGILNLLEILKENVDEKIYEQELQKAKMLILPNFLGERFKMIRFRK, encoded by the coding sequence ATGACTAAATTTAGCGAGTATATGAGTGAGTGGCTCTATGGCGATGATGGCTACTATGCAACTTACAAAAATATAGGAAAAGAGGGTGATTTTTACACTGCTGTAAGTACAAGTAAGTTCTTTGGGGGAAGTATAGCACGACACATTATCTCTTTAGTTGATGAAGGTTTTTTAGCTAAAGACGCAGTGATTTGTGAGATAGGTGCTCATCATGGTTACTTTTTAGCTGATGTAATAGAGTTTATATACACGCTGAGACCAAAACTACTTGAGACTTTGAAGTTTGTCATTATAGAGAGATTTGACGAACTTCAAAAACAACAAAGAGAGTATTTTAAAGAATCATTTGGAGATGTAGTAAGTCTTACTCATTACAAATCTTTAAGTGAGCTAAGATGTAAAAATGCATTTTTTATAGCAAATGAAATCTTTGATGCATTTCCTTGTGAACTTTACTTCAAAGGTAAAACTGCAAGAGTTGAAGCTCACAATGTAGAGTTTGACGTAGACAATGATTGGGTAGAGAATAAAGCTAAAAAATACCACAAAGATAGAGGCGAAATAGCTGTTGGTTATGAAGAGTTTGCTTTAAGCATGGCTGAGTCTTGTGAGAAGTTTGAGTTTATGAGTTTTGACTATGGAGAGATGCAAGCACGACCTGATTTTTCTATAAGAATATATGCAAAACATAAAGTTATACCATTTTTTGAAGAAGATATAAACCGCAAAGAGTTATTTACAAAGTCAGATATAACTTATGATGTAACTTTTGAGCATGTAAAAGATGCTTATGAAGAGGCTGGAGTAGAGTTTATAGAACTAAAAGCACAAATGGTAGCACTTGTTGATATGGGTATTTTAAATCTTTTAGAGATCTTAAAAGAGAATGTAGATGAAAAGATTTACGAACAAGAACTTCAAAAAGCTAAGATGTTAATCCTTCCAAATTTTTTGGGTGAGAGATTTAAAATGATAAGATTTAGAAAGTAA
- a CDS encoding TolC family protein, which yields MKVSNLLITLSLLCSTAFAEDVKDQPLDAYISKNKKDQFKYDYDKVEADSSKLRDSWIAPLNLQYSYSKSNPYDKEQTSENAALRMDQPIFQSGGIYYGIKFAQASRIYSNYSVEVAQRKLVKDAISLLMQIKQMDLKIQKQNLQIKNSDINLEQKKEQYLNGQLDSGFLDNAVIERNIVIQALYDIQTNKERLISKFNAISDLSYKDAKIPHLEMLNEEEFLKYNIVLSMSESDIEKNKYNKNVTTAKYLPRVSLTGGYNWTKNENQALSPTASFSNERDYYDYGVKASIPIDINTFRDIESSRIDYLKSKLVVEDRKRELHALFEQVMQNIQNFEKKRLLSVQNKELYEKLLLETKDMYSAGYKTSYDVDLLENSVAIQFLDFSIFEIDKQLELLTLYEMYKND from the coding sequence ATGAAGGTTTCAAATCTCTTAATCACGCTGTCTCTTCTTTGTAGTACAGCTTTTGCAGAAGATGTAAAAGATCAACCATTAGATGCATACATCTCTAAAAATAAAAAAGATCAGTTCAAATACGACTATGATAAAGTAGAAGCTGACAGTTCTAAGCTTCGTGACTCGTGGATAGCACCACTTAATTTGCAATATAGTTACTCAAAAAGTAACCCTTATGATAAGGAACAGACTTCTGAAAATGCAGCCCTAAGAATGGATCAACCCATTTTTCAAAGTGGTGGCATCTATTATGGCATCAAGTTTGCACAAGCATCTAGAATTTACTCAAACTACTCTGTTGAAGTTGCACAAAGAAAGTTAGTAAAAGATGCCATTTCTCTTTTAATGCAGATAAAACAGATGGATTTAAAGATACAAAAACAAAATCTTCAAATAAAAAATTCTGATATAAATCTTGAGCAAAAAAAAGAACAATACTTAAATGGACAATTAGATTCAGGATTTTTGGATAATGCAGTTATAGAGAGAAATATTGTTATTCAAGCTCTGTACGATATACAAACTAACAAAGAGAGACTTATCTCTAAGTTTAATGCTATTAGCGATCTCTCATATAAAGATGCAAAAATTCCACATTTAGAGATGCTAAATGAAGAAGAATTTTTAAAATACAATATTGTTTTAAGTATGTCCGAGAGTGATATAGAAAAAAATAAATACAACAAAAATGTAACTACAGCTAAGTACTTACCAAGAGTAAGCTTGACAGGTGGTTACAACTGGACAAAAAATGAGAACCAAGCACTTTCACCAACTGCATCTTTTTCAAATGAAAGAGATTATTACGATTACGGCGTAAAAGCGTCTATTCCTATTGATATAAATACTTTTAGAGATATAGAGTCTTCAAGAATAGATTATCTAAAATCAAAACTTGTTGTAGAAGATAGAAAAAGAGAACTTCATGCACTCTTTGAACAAGTTATGCAAAATATACAAAACTTTGAGAAAAAGAGACTTCTTAGTGTCCAAAATAAAGAACTATATGAAAAGTTGCTCTTAGAAACTAAAGATATGTATAGTGCAGGTTATAAAACAAGTTATGATGTGGACTTGTTAGAAAATTCAGTGGCTATTCAGTTTTTAGATTTTTCAATTTTTGAGATAGATAAACAACTAGAGTTATTAACACTATATGAAATGTACAAAAATGACTAA
- a CDS encoding aspartate aminotransferase family protein: MSNTKELDKKYVLPTYARADVEFVSGKNARLVDVNGKNYIDFASGIGVVSVGHANERVNNAICNQISKITHTSNLYNIAPQAEAAQKIVETSAYDMQCFFGNSGAEANEGAIKIARKFGERDGEVKRYKIITLQNSFHGRTITTVKATGQEAMHNYFGPYPDGFVYADNIGQVESLLDNHTAAVMIELVQGEGGVQPQDKAEVQALAKMLKSKNILLIIDEVQTGVYRTGEFLASNLYEIEPDIITLAKGLGGGVPIGVVMTSLKGVMGAGDHGSTFGGNYLSTAAACAVMDVLKEYADSGELTKTIEYFNQELEKFYSAHREVFTSKVGIGMMCGLRTINAETLAKIISNARDSGVIVLRAGRNTLRFLPPLTITKEEIDEGFKSLNHAVSSL, encoded by the coding sequence ATGAGTAATACAAAAGAGTTAGATAAAAAATATGTTTTACCTACTTATGCAAGAGCAGATGTAGAGTTTGTTAGTGGTAAAAATGCAAGACTTGTAGATGTAAATGGTAAAAATTATATAGATTTTGCATCTGGTATTGGTGTTGTAAGTGTCGGTCATGCAAATGAAAGAGTAAACAATGCTATTTGTAATCAAATTAGTAAAATAACACATACATCAAATTTATACAATATAGCTCCACAAGCTGAAGCTGCACAAAAAATAGTAGAAACAAGCGCTTATGATATGCAGTGTTTTTTTGGAAATAGTGGTGCTGAGGCAAATGAAGGTGCTATAAAAATAGCAAGAAAATTTGGCGAAAGAGATGGTGAAGTTAAAAGATATAAAATTATAACTTTACAAAACTCTTTTCATGGAAGAACTATTACAACTGTAAAAGCTACAGGTCAAGAAGCTATGCATAACTACTTTGGGCCATATCCTGATGGTTTTGTATATGCTGATAATATTGGGCAAGTTGAGTCTCTTTTAGATAATCATACAGCTGCTGTTATGATAGAGTTAGTCCAAGGAGAAGGTGGAGTTCAACCACAAGATAAAGCAGAGGTTCAAGCCTTAGCGAAGATGCTAAAATCTAAAAATATTTTACTAATAATAGATGAAGTTCAAACCGGTGTTTATAGAACTGGAGAATTTTTAGCATCTAACCTGTATGAAATTGAGCCAGATATTATAACTCTAGCTAAAGGACTTGGTGGTGGTGTTCCTATTGGTGTTGTAATGACTTCTTTAAAAGGTGTTATGGGCGCTGGTGATCATGGATCAACTTTTGGTGGAAACTATTTAAGTACGGCTGCTGCTTGTGCCGTTATGGATGTTTTAAAAGAGTATGCAGATAGTGGTGAGCTTACTAAAACTATAGAGTACTTTAACCAAGAATTAGAAAAATTTTACTCCGCTCATAGAGAAGTTTTTACTTCTAAAGTAGGTATAGGAATGATGTGTGGCCTGCGTACAATAAATGCAGAAACTTTAGCTAAAATAATCTCAAATGCAAGGGATTCTGGTGTTATTGTCTTAAGAGCAGGAAGAAATACTTTAAGATTTTTACCACCACTAACTATTACAAAAGAGGAAATAGATGAAGGTTTCAAATCTCTTAATCACGCTGTCTCTTCTTTGTAG
- a CDS encoding chemotaxis protein, giving the protein MSVLSKVDATTNLAKNNELQLLVFRISNKKDSAFYAINVFKTREVVESKNHYLTQIPSAHKLLEGTIILRGLQIPILNLPAWLGTNLTKEEINKSNILICDFNGIIIGLRIMSAYRVIKKNWNQMHAPDSYRLKDNGVVMNDTRLEDGSLCLILDYEKLLSDVIPQAMVNVLESPKNIKDLTIPNKLKNGEVLIAEDSKTAQKHLIQIFKNANIKMKLFDNGKKLVDYILSMSNPAIVPAIITDIEMPEMSGFTVIQTLRNNPLTKNIPIIVNSSMTGSNNKREAEVLGANGFIDKTKSHNIIPLIIKVMEE; this is encoded by the coding sequence ATGTCTGTTCTTTCAAAAGTAGATGCAACTACAAATCTGGCAAAAAACAATGAACTTCAACTCTTGGTTTTTAGAATTAGCAACAAAAAAGATTCTGCTTTTTATGCTATAAATGTATTTAAAACAAGAGAAGTTGTTGAATCCAAAAACCACTATTTAACTCAGATTCCATCTGCTCATAAACTACTTGAGGGAACAATAATACTCCGTGGACTTCAAATTCCAATCTTAAACCTTCCTGCATGGTTAGGTACAAACCTAACTAAAGAAGAGATAAATAAATCTAATATTCTTATTTGTGATTTTAATGGAATTATTATAGGTCTTAGAATTATGTCAGCATATAGAGTTATAAAGAAAAACTGGAATCAAATGCACGCACCAGACAGTTATAGACTAAAAGACAATGGTGTTGTAATGAATGACACTAGACTTGAAGATGGTAGTTTATGTCTTATCTTAGATTATGAGAAACTTTTATCAGATGTTATTCCTCAAGCTATGGTTAATGTACTTGAATCACCTAAAAATATTAAAGACTTAACTATTCCAAATAAACTTAAAAATGGCGAAGTACTAATAGCAGAAGACTCTAAAACAGCACAAAAACATCTTATTCAAATATTCAAAAATGCAAATATTAAGATGAAGCTATTTGACAATGGAAAAAAACTAGTTGATTATATTTTAAGTATGTCAAATCCTGCTATTGTTCCTGCCATTATTACAGATATAGAGATGCCAGAGATGTCAGGTTTCACAGTAATACAAACCCTTAGAAACAATCCATTAACTAAAAATATACCAATCATAGTAAATAGTTCAATGACTGGAAGTAATAACAAAAGAGAAGCTGAAGTTTTAGGCGCAAACGGCTTTATAGATAAAACTAAAAGCCACAATATCATACCTCTTATTATAAAAGTAATGGAAGAATAA
- a CDS encoding molybdopterin-dependent oxidoreductase, translating into MKNTITACPLDCYDACGISYEDKKLKGLKAGYTQGFLCPHMNHYEKYETIQVARYKGKEITIEGALVHLAQIIRESKADEILHYRNSGNFALMQEVTDHFFASHGSVLTDGTLCDGAGEAGIIEGRGSNKNMPLSEIAKSEVVVFWGRNPHTTSSHILPLIKDKKIIVIDPIKTKIAKKADLHLQIKPRGDLYLAMLLSRFLHIDNSCDIEFLSKYATEYEEFYELTQTIRIKATLEDIDITLGQIGEFLELVKGKKVAIVCGLGIQKYREGADIIRAIDAFGVMLGLFGKEGCGVSFLGNSKEQIISPFNTKAQRVSKVNTEFSNFKTVFIQGANPLSQMPDSTRVKESISKVQNVIYFGLYENETSEIADLVIPAKSFLYKDDVRTSYSHNAMMFMNKQADSEVGISEYELSSYLCKYFNVNLESEDFYLKHFKSFAIEKEDGIFYVKNREDTPYQNGFDTDDGEFIFLDEYENNLKESDKLYLITIKSEIGLNSQFKRQSCVYVNSALDFKEGDLVKISSINGSVELNVKINDDIRVDSVLIFSGTKGVNNLTTSKHSYEGKSASYQENMVEISKIKNNLEVIK; encoded by the coding sequence ATGAAAAATACTATTACAGCGTGTCCACTTGATTGTTATGACGCTTGTGGCATCTCTTATGAGGATAAAAAACTAAAAGGTTTAAAAGCTGGATATACTCAAGGTTTTTTATGTCCGCATATGAATCATTATGAAAAGTATGAGACTATTCAAGTAGCTAGATACAAAGGAAAAGAAATTACAATAGAGGGTGCGCTTGTGCATCTAGCTCAAATAATAAGAGAATCAAAAGCAGATGAAATATTACACTACAGAAATAGTGGTAATTTTGCTTTGATGCAAGAAGTTACTGATCATTTTTTTGCTTCACATGGTTCAGTATTAACTGATGGAACTCTATGTGATGGTGCAGGAGAAGCTGGCATCATAGAAGGAAGAGGCTCAAATAAAAACATGCCATTATCAGAGATAGCTAAATCTGAGGTTGTAGTTTTTTGGGGTAGAAATCCACACACAACATCTTCGCATATTCTTCCACTAATAAAAGATAAAAAGATTATAGTAATAGACCCTATAAAAACAAAAATAGCAAAAAAAGCAGACTTGCATCTTCAGATAAAACCACGTGGTGACTTGTATCTTGCTATGTTGTTGAGTAGGTTCTTACATATAGATAATAGTTGTGATATAGAGTTTTTAAGTAAGTATGCAACAGAGTATGAAGAATTCTATGAGCTTACACAAACTATACGTATTAAAGCAACCCTCGAAGATATAGATATTACTCTAGGTCAAATTGGCGAATTTTTAGAACTTGTAAAGGGAAAAAAAGTAGCTATTGTTTGTGGTTTAGGTATTCAAAAATACAGAGAAGGCGCAGATATTATAAGAGCTATAGATGCTTTTGGAGTTATGCTTGGACTTTTTGGTAAAGAGGGATGTGGTGTTTCTTTCCTTGGTAATTCAAAAGAGCAGATTATTTCACCATTTAATACAAAAGCTCAAAGAGTATCAAAAGTAAATACAGAGTTTTCTAATTTTAAAACTGTTTTTATTCAAGGTGCAAATCCATTATCACAGATGCCAGATTCCACTAGAGTAAAGGAGTCTATATCTAAGGTGCAAAATGTGATTTATTTTGGACTTTATGAAAATGAAACTAGTGAGATTGCAGATCTGGTTATTCCTGCTAAAAGCTTTTTATATAAAGATGATGTGAGAACATCATATAGTCATAATGCTATGATGTTTATGAATAAACAAGCAGATAGTGAGGTAGGAATAAGTGAGTATGAACTTAGCTCATATCTATGTAAGTATTTTAATGTTAATTTAGAAAGTGAAGATTTTTATCTAAAACATTTTAAAAGTTTTGCCATTGAAAAAGAAGATGGCATCTTCTATGTAAAAAATAGAGAAGATACTCCTTATCAAAATGGTTTTGACACTGATGATGGTGAATTTATATTTTTAGATGAATATGAAAATAATCTTAAAGAGTCTGATAAACTTTATCTAATAACAATCAAGAGTGAAATTGGTTTAAACTCCCAGTTTAAACGGCAAAGTTGTGTTTATGTAAATAGTGCGCTTGATTTTAAAGAGGGAGATTTAGTAAAAATCTCTTCTATAAATGGAAGCGTAGAGTTGAATGTGAAAATAAATGATGATATTAGAGTAGATAGTGTTCTTATTTTTAGTGGTACTAAGGGTGTAAATAACTTAACTACTTCAAAGCATTCTTACGAAGGTAAAAGTGCTTCATATCAAGAAAATATGGTAGAAATATCAAAAATAAAAAATAATTTAGAGGTAATAAAATGA